The following coding sequences lie in one Streptomyces sp. NBC_00510 genomic window:
- a CDS encoding helix-turn-helix domain-containing protein, which translates to MPETLDGGARRLAVHLRRMKDRSGLSVPALAARTASSTGAWEQYLNGVRIPPRDAVEVLGQLSGADYDRLIALWELADRGVTDTMKGFPYADPLDPLAPVEGMPRHALRRRRKALLAAAGGLVLGGVFALLVASGVATDGTGRADAPLAARPTASVPAGPAPSATGSAGSAVTSWPGSVPPAQATDARASRTAGAMSPDGGTPAAQVAETGGVSSAPAKGPHTAPGTGGTTTAAPGGGAPTTQAPPPATSAPAAPSPSPSRSSGKGLCLGLIILGICIG; encoded by the coding sequence TTGCCCGAGACACTGGACGGTGGCGCGCGCCGTCTCGCCGTGCATCTGCGCCGGATGAAGGACCGCAGCGGGCTGAGCGTCCCGGCGCTCGCCGCACGCACGGCGAGCAGCACCGGAGCCTGGGAGCAGTACCTCAACGGCGTGCGGATCCCGCCGCGTGACGCGGTCGAGGTGCTGGGGCAGCTCAGCGGCGCCGACTACGACCGGCTGATCGCCCTGTGGGAGCTGGCCGACCGCGGGGTCACCGACACCATGAAGGGCTTCCCGTACGCCGACCCGCTCGACCCGCTGGCCCCCGTCGAGGGGATGCCCCGGCACGCCCTGCGGCGACGGCGCAAGGCCCTGCTGGCGGCCGCGGGCGGGCTGGTGCTGGGCGGGGTGTTCGCGCTGCTCGTGGCGAGCGGGGTGGCCACGGACGGGACCGGGCGGGCCGATGCGCCGCTGGCGGCCCGCCCCACGGCCAGCGTGCCGGCCGGCCCCGCGCCCTCCGCCACGGGCTCCGCCGGGTCCGCCGTCACCTCCTGGCCCGGGTCGGTTCCCCCGGCGCAGGCGACGGACGCGCGGGCCTCCCGTACCGCGGGCGCCATGTCCCCGGACGGCGGCACGCCCGCCGCGCAGGTGGCGGAGACCGGCGGGGTGTCCTCCGCCCCGGCCAAGGGCCCGCACACGGCGCCCGGCACGGGCGGGACGACGACGGCGGCACCCGGTGGCGGCGCCCCCACCACCCAGGCACCGCCGCCCGCGACGAGCGCCCCGGCGGCGCCCTCCCCCTCCCCGAGCCGCAGCTCCGGCAAGGGGCTCTGCCTGGGCCTGATCATCCTGGGCATCTGCATCGGATGA
- a CDS encoding response regulator transcription factor: MTRVLVVDDQFLIRAGLVALLHAAPGVEVVGEAGDGEEAVERAARTVPDVILMDIRMPGISGVVATERILAAAADPPPRILVLTTFDLDEYVYTALRAGASGFLLKDAGPERLIAAVHAVAGGDTLFAPSVTRRLIEAYAPPRPGAPPVGADRAPPAELAALTARELEVLRLIARGLSNPEIADLLFISEATVKTHLNRTMSKLDLGSRAQAVVLAYETGLVTPRGA, from the coding sequence ATGACCAGGGTGCTCGTCGTCGACGACCAGTTCCTGATCCGGGCCGGCCTCGTCGCGCTGCTGCACGCCGCGCCCGGCGTCGAGGTGGTCGGGGAGGCGGGCGACGGCGAGGAGGCCGTGGAGCGCGCGGCGCGGACCGTGCCCGACGTGATCCTCATGGACATCCGGATGCCGGGGATCAGCGGGGTCGTCGCCACCGAGCGCATCCTGGCCGCCGCGGCGGACCCGCCGCCGCGGATCCTCGTCCTCACCACCTTCGACCTCGACGAGTACGTCTACACGGCGCTGCGCGCCGGGGCCTCCGGATTCCTGCTCAAGGACGCCGGTCCCGAACGCCTGATCGCCGCCGTCCACGCCGTCGCCGGAGGGGACACCCTCTTCGCCCCCAGCGTCACGCGGAGGCTGATCGAGGCCTACGCGCCGCCCCGCCCCGGTGCCCCGCCCGTCGGCGCGGACCGTGCCCCGCCCGCCGAACTGGCTGCGCTGACCGCCCGGGAACTGGAGGTGCTGCGGCTGATCGCCCGTGGCCTGTCGAACCCGGAGATCGCCGACCTGCTCTTCATCAGCGAGGCGACGGTCAAGACCCACCTCAACCGCACGATGTCCAAGCTCGACCTCGGCAGCCGCGCCCAGGCGGTCGTCCTCGCCTACGAGACCGGACTCGTCACCCCGCGGGGAGCGTGA
- a CDS encoding histidine kinase: MGKKGLVDVLLAVGFTAASMLLGHERPPGDWIRLDLFGYALTALVNLPIAVRRWAPAGVCVFVCAAWTLYVAAGYWPVVNSMAPLLALYTVAALRPVRTALACAALTGAVWVYAGLTAAQSSMATVAAQAVVFALVMCRFGRSARVSGKREERLARLTEQLRTEQQDRAREAVAEEQARIARELHDVVAHHMSVISVQAGMAAYVFHTSPETARGALDTISDTTREALQEMRRMLKVLRAGPGEPEEGWASYDPMPSVTRLGEMIERVRAAGLAVELRIEGEPRPVAPGVGLCAYRVVQEALTNVLKHAPLARARVLVVYEPHHLAVTVTDDGTGTGTGPGSGSGAPPGRSDPATIVPGTGHGLIGMRERARLYGGTVDIGPLGEGFEVRLVLPTSARGTERRGDASGV; encoded by the coding sequence GTGGGGAAAAAGGGGCTGGTCGACGTCCTGCTGGCGGTGGGCTTCACCGCCGCCAGCATGCTGCTGGGGCACGAACGGCCACCCGGGGACTGGATACGGCTGGACCTGTTCGGCTACGCGCTGACCGCCCTGGTCAACCTGCCCATCGCGGTGCGCCGCTGGGCGCCGGCCGGTGTCTGCGTCTTCGTCTGCGCAGCCTGGACGCTGTACGTCGCCGCCGGGTACTGGCCGGTCGTCAACTCGATGGCGCCGCTGCTCGCGCTCTACACCGTCGCGGCCCTGCGCCCGGTGCGCACCGCGCTGGCCTGCGCGGCGCTGACCGGCGCGGTCTGGGTGTACGCCGGGCTGACGGCGGCGCAGAGCTCGATGGCCACGGTGGCCGCCCAGGCCGTGGTGTTCGCCCTGGTGATGTGCCGTTTCGGGCGGTCCGCCCGGGTGTCGGGCAAGCGCGAGGAGCGGCTGGCCCGGCTCACCGAGCAGCTGCGCACCGAGCAGCAGGACCGGGCCCGGGAGGCGGTGGCGGAGGAGCAGGCGCGGATCGCCCGCGAGCTGCACGACGTGGTCGCCCACCACATGTCGGTGATCTCGGTGCAGGCGGGCATGGCAGCGTACGTCTTCCACACCTCCCCGGAGACCGCCCGCGGCGCGCTCGACACCATCTCCGACACCACCCGTGAGGCGCTGCAGGAGATGCGCCGCATGCTCAAGGTGCTCCGCGCCGGGCCGGGCGAACCGGAGGAGGGCTGGGCCTCGTACGATCCGATGCCCTCGGTGACCCGGCTGGGCGAGATGATCGAGCGGGTGCGGGCCGCCGGCCTCGCCGTCGAGCTGCGGATCGAGGGCGAGCCGCGGCCCGTCGCCCCCGGTGTCGGCCTGTGCGCGTACCGGGTGGTGCAGGAGGCGCTGACCAACGTGCTCAAGCACGCCCCCCTCGCGCGGGCCCGGGTCCTGGTCGTCTACGAGCCGCACCACCTGGCGGTGACCGTCACCGACGACGGCACCGGCACCGGCACCGGCCCGGGCAGCGGCTCCGGAGCGCCACCGGGCCGATCCGATCCGGCCACAATCGTCCCGGGAACGGGCCACGGCTTGATCGGCATGCGGGAGCGCGCCAGGCTCTACGGCGGGACGGTGGACATCGGCCCGCTCGGCGAGGGCTTCGAGGTACGGCTCGTGCTCCCCACGTCCGCGCGGGGGACAGAGCGGCGAGGGGACGCATCGGGCGTATGA
- a CDS encoding NADP-dependent isocitrate dehydrogenase, which yields MAKIKARNPVVELDGDEMARIIWRFIRDELVLPYLDIELVRFDLGIEHRDATHDRVTAEAAEAVGRHGVGVKCATVTPDEARVAEFGLKGMYRSPNATIRDRLGGGIFREPVVLRNVPRAVPGGTRPVVIARHAFGDQYRATELRIPGAGTLALSFTPADGSDPVELEVHHFPGAGVALGMVNLDDSIREFARAAFRYGLARGLPVYLSTKNTVLRKYDGRFKDLFQEVFDGEFRREFEASGLGHEHRQVDDMAASALKGAGGYVWACKNYDGDILSGVLTRGVGSAGLMTSVLMTSDGRTVLSEAAHGTVTRHYRRHQAGRPTSTNPIAMVFAWSRGLAHRARLDDTPELARFAGTLENACLEVVEAGQLTQDLAVLVGPEQPWLTTERFLAAVDENLRKRMSV from the coding sequence ATGGCCAAGATCAAGGCAAGGAACCCGGTCGTCGAGCTCGACGGCGACGAGATGGCGCGGATCATCTGGCGGTTCATCAGGGACGAGCTGGTCCTGCCGTACCTCGACATCGAACTGGTCCGCTTCGACCTGGGCATCGAGCACCGGGACGCCACCCACGACCGGGTGACGGCGGAAGCGGCGGAGGCGGTCGGCAGGCACGGCGTCGGCGTGAAGTGCGCCACCGTCACGCCCGACGAGGCCCGGGTCGCGGAGTTCGGCCTCAAGGGGATGTACCGCTCCCCGAACGCCACCATCCGCGACCGCCTCGGCGGTGGGATCTTCCGCGAACCCGTCGTCCTGCGGAACGTGCCGAGGGCCGTGCCCGGCGGGACCCGTCCCGTGGTGATCGCCCGGCACGCCTTCGGCGACCAGTACCGGGCCACCGAGCTGCGGATCCCCGGCGCGGGCACCCTCGCCCTGAGCTTCACCCCGGCCGACGGCTCCGACCCGGTCGAGCTGGAGGTCCACCACTTCCCGGGCGCCGGCGTGGCGCTCGGCATGGTCAACCTGGACGACTCGATCCGCGAGTTCGCGCGCGCCGCCTTCCGCTACGGGCTGGCGCGCGGGCTCCCCGTCTACCTGTCCACGAAGAACACGGTGCTCAGGAAGTACGACGGCCGCTTCAAGGACCTCTTCCAGGAGGTCTTCGACGGCGAGTTCCGGCGCGAGTTCGAGGCGTCGGGCCTGGGCCACGAGCACCGCCAGGTCGACGACATGGCGGCCTCGGCCCTGAAGGGCGCCGGCGGCTACGTCTGGGCGTGCAAGAACTACGACGGCGACATCCTGTCCGGGGTCCTCACCCGGGGCGTCGGCTCGGCGGGGCTGATGACCTCGGTCCTCATGACCTCCGACGGCAGGACCGTGCTGTCGGAGGCGGCGCACGGCACGGTCACCCGCCACTACCGCAGGCACCAGGCGGGCCGGCCGACCTCGACCAACCCCATCGCCATGGTCTTCGCGTGGAGCCGCGGCCTGGCCCACCGCGCCCGGCTGGACGACACCCCCGAACTCGCCCGGTTCGCCGGGACGCTGGAGAACGCCTGCCTGGAGGTCGTCGAGGCCGGCCAGCTGACCCAGGACCTGGCGGTGCTGGTCGGCCCGGAGCAGCCGTGGCTGACGACCGAGCGGTTCCTCGCCGCCGTCGACGAGAACCTGCGCAAGCGCATGTCCGTCTGA
- a CDS encoding bifunctional methylenetetrahydrofolate dehydrogenase/methenyltetrahydrofolate cyclohydrolase, producing MTAQILDGKATAAAIKSELSTRVQALKARGVTPGLGTLLVGDDPGSRWYVAGKHRDCAEVGIASIQRELPETATQEEIEAVVRELNDDPECTGYIVQLPLPKGIDTNRVLGLMDPAKDADGLHPTNLGRLVLNERGPLPCTPNGIVELLRRHGVEINGAHVTVVGRGVTVGRSIGLLLTRKSENATVTLCHTGTRDLSAQLRQADVIVAAAGVPHLVKPEDVRPGAAVLDVGVSRDENGKIVGDVHPGVAEVAGWISPNPGGVGPMTRAMLLANVVEAAEGRYA from the coding sequence ATGACCGCCCAGATTCTCGATGGCAAGGCCACTGCCGCCGCGATCAAGTCCGAACTGTCCACCCGCGTCCAGGCGCTCAAGGCGCGGGGTGTCACCCCGGGGCTGGGCACGCTGCTGGTCGGCGACGACCCCGGCAGCCGCTGGTACGTCGCGGGCAAGCACCGCGACTGCGCGGAGGTCGGCATCGCGTCCATCCAGCGCGAGCTGCCGGAGACCGCCACCCAGGAGGAGATCGAGGCGGTCGTCCGTGAACTCAACGACGACCCGGAGTGCACCGGCTACATCGTCCAGCTGCCGCTGCCCAAGGGGATCGACACCAACCGCGTCCTGGGGCTGATGGACCCGGCCAAGGACGCCGACGGACTGCACCCGACGAACCTCGGGCGGCTGGTACTGAACGAGCGCGGCCCGCTGCCCTGCACCCCCAACGGCATCGTGGAGCTGCTGCGGCGGCACGGCGTGGAGATCAACGGCGCGCACGTCACGGTGGTCGGCCGCGGCGTCACCGTCGGCCGCTCGATCGGGCTGCTGCTGACCCGCAAGTCGGAGAACGCCACCGTCACCCTCTGCCACACCGGCACCCGTGACCTGTCCGCCCAGCTGCGCCAGGCCGACGTCATCGTGGCCGCCGCGGGCGTGCCGCACCTGGTGAAGCCGGAGGACGTGCGACCGGGCGCGGCCGTGCTGGACGTCGGCGTCAGCCGCGACGAGAACGGCAAGATCGTCGGCGACGTGCACCCGGGCGTGGCCGAGGTCGCCGGGTGGATCTCGCCGAACCCCGGCGGCGTCGGCCCGATGACCCGGGCCATGCTGCTGGCGAACGTCGTGGAGGCCGCGGAGGGCCGGTACGCATGA
- a CDS encoding RDD family protein → MSYPPGPGNPYGQQPPQQPYGYPQQPPAQPGYGYPTQPQPPYGAVPPQAQGPYGYGYPGGPAGPVPGMPPFASWGARVGATLIDFLVAGLVPMILIGIGYAQFIAEVVDAARACDQSGTYSCPAPTMPGGAIALIGLGFLLSLAGSLFLCYREGKTGQTPGKKALGISVLRELDGRPLGFGMAFVRRLCHGLDGAACYIGYLWPLWDDKKQTFADKILNSVVVKTQ, encoded by the coding sequence GTGAGCTACCCGCCCGGTCCCGGCAATCCGTACGGCCAGCAGCCGCCTCAGCAGCCCTACGGCTACCCGCAGCAGCCCCCGGCCCAGCCCGGTTACGGCTACCCGACGCAGCCCCAGCCGCCCTACGGCGCCGTTCCGCCGCAGGCCCAGGGCCCGTACGGCTACGGCTACCCCGGGGGCCCCGCCGGTCCCGTCCCGGGCATGCCCCCGTTCGCGAGCTGGGGTGCGCGGGTGGGCGCGACGCTGATCGACTTCCTGGTCGCCGGACTCGTGCCGATGATCCTCATCGGCATCGGCTACGCGCAGTTCATCGCCGAGGTGGTCGACGCGGCCCGCGCGTGCGACCAGAGCGGCACCTACTCCTGCCCCGCGCCCACGATGCCGGGTGGCGCCATCGCCCTGATCGGCCTCGGCTTCCTGCTGTCCCTCGCCGGCAGCCTGTTCCTGTGCTACCGCGAGGGCAAGACCGGCCAGACGCCGGGCAAGAAGGCCCTCGGCATCAGCGTGCTGCGGGAGTTGGACGGCCGTCCGCTCGGCTTCGGCATGGCCTTCGTCCGCCGGCTGTGCCACGGCCTGGACGGCGCCGCCTGCTACATCGGCTACCTGTGGCCGCTGTGGGACGACAAGAAGCAGACCTTCGCCGACAAGATCCTCAACTCGGTCGTCGTCAAGACCCAGTAG
- a CDS encoding DUF2076 domain-containing protein: MSYPPGPGDPYGRQPPQQPYGYPQQPPAQPGYGYPTQPQPQAQPPYGYPQQPQPHAPFAAYPGGPEVMPSSARTARAMLFVLGGLQILGGLLLLLGAAALKSVDDTDELTMPIGLVYVMGVLFLAFAVLSIGMGAKYRTGGNGTRIGSIVIGVLVALSSVATMISGAFLLLAPLALSVLLIVFAAKAETAAWFKRPQY; the protein is encoded by the coding sequence GTGAGCTATCCGCCCGGCCCCGGCGATCCCTACGGCCGGCAGCCACCGCAGCAGCCGTACGGATACCCGCAACAGCCCCCGGCCCAGCCCGGTTACGGCTACCCGACGCAGCCCCAGCCGCAGGCGCAGCCGCCGTACGGCTACCCCCAGCAGCCGCAGCCGCACGCGCCGTTCGCGGCGTACCCGGGCGGGCCGGAGGTCATGCCGTCGTCGGCCAGGACGGCCCGGGCGATGCTCTTCGTGCTCGGCGGGCTGCAGATCCTGGGCGGCCTGCTGCTCCTGCTCGGGGCCGCGGCGCTCAAGAGCGTGGACGACACCGACGAACTGACCATGCCCATCGGCCTGGTCTACGTCATGGGGGTGCTCTTCCTCGCCTTCGCCGTGCTGTCGATCGGCATGGGCGCCAAGTACAGGACCGGCGGCAACGGCACACGGATCGGGTCCATCGTGATCGGCGTGCTGGTCGCGCTGAGCAGTGTCGCCACCATGATCAGCGGCGCCTTCCTGCTGCTCGCACCGCTCGCGCTCAGCGTGCTGCTGATCGTCTTCGCGGCGAAGGCCGAGACGGCGGCCTGGTTCAAGCGCCCGCAGTACTGA